A part of Aegilops tauschii subsp. strangulata cultivar AL8/78 chromosome 2, Aet v6.0, whole genome shotgun sequence genomic DNA contains:
- the LOC109750716 gene encoding uncharacterized protein — protein MEARREIAKRARTAGTSNDDDAGSQGSAGGAAAVSSGVAVRTGAAEMDGEELAVVAAAEAEVVGSAETEEHVQRILLAIDNFTRKVSEMLDSGRAMFKDLAADFEDRLCTIHKERVEKWEEEIRELRARDAANERTRAILHNAQLQLFHIRE, from the exons ATGGAGGCGAGGCGGGAGATCGCCAAGCGGGCGCGCACGGCCGGCACG AGCAACGACGACGACGCCGGGAGCCAGGGGAGCGCGGGAGGGGCAGCGGCGGTGTCCTCCGGGGTCGCCGTGAGGACCGGCGCGGCGGAGATGGACGGGGAGGAGTTGGCcgtcgtggcggcggcggaggctgAGGTGGTGGGCTCGGCGGAGACGGAGGAGCACGTCCAGCGCATCCTCCTCGCCATCGACAACTTCACCCGCAAG GTGTCGGAGATGCTGGACTCCGGGCGCGCCATGTTCAAGGACCTCGCCGCCGACTTCGAGGACCGCCTGTGCAC GATCCACAAGGAGAGGGTGGAGAAGTGGGAGGAGGAGATCCGGGAGCTGCGCGCCCGCGACGCCGCCAACGAGCGGACCCGCGCCATCCTCCACAACGCCCAGCTCCAGCTCTTCCACATCCGCGAATAG
- the LOC109750715 gene encoding uncharacterized protein, giving the protein MAAAHAAEASPTHRASIQATSTPPYPSAARIADSSCFPQYTASLKCLETNHQDKSKCQQQFDDYKECKKREREARLERNRSRTLFG; this is encoded by the exons ATGGCGGCGGCTCATGCGGCAGAGGCGTCCCCCACCCACCGCGCGTCCATCCAGGCGACGTCGACCCCGCCGTACCCCAGCGCGGCCCGGATCGCCGACTCCTCCTGCTTCCCCCAGTACACCGCCTCCCTCAAGT GTCTGGAGACCAACCACCAGGACAAGAGCAAGTGCCAGCAGCAGTTCGACGACTACAAGGAGTGCAAGAAGAGGGAG AGGGAGGCTCGGCTGGAACGGAACCGGAGCCGGACATTGTTCGGGTGA
- the LOC109750690 gene encoding fructan 6-exohydrolase isoform X3: MVTSGWRSTDPNGPMYHNGLYHFFYQYNPDGVTWGNGNLSWGHSVSVDLVNWFALDAALQPSRSFDANGCWSGSATILPDGSPVMLYTGIDARGDQVQNVAFPKNASDPLLVEWVKPEYNPVIPVPADIKRDDFRDPSTAWLGADGLWRIAVAARVHDVGGATLIYRSKDFLRWERNADPLYLAHAAGMVECPDLFPVSEPGVEVGLPASGAGARHVLKMSVMDTVQDYYVVGRYDDTADTFVPEDDDDCRSWRRLDYGHVYASKSFFDPSKNRRVLWGWANESDSVSDDLVRGWSGVQTVPRKIWLDEDGKQLRQWPVEEIETLRSKRVNLLIPEVNAGGVNEIIGVMGTQADVEVVFEVPALEHADVLEPNWLLDPQSLCGEKGASVPGSVGPFGLLVMASGDMQEHTAVFFRVFRQNDKYKVLMCTDLSRSSTRDGVYKPPYGAFVDMDIEAHGGIISLRTLVDHSVVESFGGGGRTCITARVYPDHVVNGNSHLYVFNNGTGAVKVSSLDAWEMATATVNVLPDGLIAASSVGRAQAY, encoded by the exons ATGGTGACTTCCGGATGGCGCTCAACAGATCCCAATG GTCCCATGTACCACAACGGCCTGTACCACTTCTTCTACCAGTACAACCCCGACGGCGTGACGTGGGGCAACGGCAACCTCTCGTGGGGCCACTCCGTGTCCGTGGACCTGGTGAACTGGTTCGCGCTCGACGCCGCGCTCCAGCCCAGCCGCTCCTTCGACGCCAACGGCTGCTGGTCGGGCTCCGCCACCATCCTCCCCGACGGCAGCCCCGTCATGCTCTACACCGGCATCGACGCCCGCGGCGACCAGGTCCAGAACGTCGCCTTCCCCAAGAACGCCTCCGACCCGCTCCTCGTCGAGTGGGTCAAGCCCGAGTACAACCCCGTCATCCCCGTCCCCGCCGACATCAAGCGCGACGACTTCCGCGACCCCTCCACGGCGTGGCTCGGCGCCGACGGCCTGTGGCGCATCGCCGTCGCGGCCCGTGTACACGATGTTGGGGGTGCCACGCTCATCTACCGGAGCAAGGACTTCCTGCGATGGGAGAGGAACGCCGACCCGCTTTACTTGGCCCACGCCGCCGGCATGGTGGAGTGCCCGGACCTGTTCCCGGTGTCTGAGCCCGGAGTGGAGGTTGGGCTCCCGGCGAGCGGCGCCGGGGCGAGGCACGTGCTCAAGATGAGCGTGATGGACACCGTCCAGGACTACTACGTCGTCGGGCGCTACGACGACACGGCGGACACCTTCgtgccggaggacgacgacgactgCCGGAGCTGGCGCCGCCTCGACTACGGCCACGTGTACGCGTCCAAGTCCTTCTTCGACCCCAGCAAGAACCGGCGCGTGCTCTGGGGCTGGGCCAACGAGTCCGACAGCGTGTCCGACGACCTCGTCAGGGGATGGTCCGGTGTTCAG ACTGTTCCGAGGAAGATATGGCTGGACGAAGACGGCAAGCAGCTGCGGCAGTGGCCGGTGGAGGAGATCGAGACGCTGAGGAGCAAGCGAGTGAACCTGCTGATACCGGAGGTGAACGCCGGCGGCGTGAACGAGATCATCGGCGTGATGGGCACGCAGGCGGACGTGGAGGTCGTGTTCGAGGTCCCGGCCCTGGAGCACGCCGACGTCCTGGAGCCCAACTGGCTGCTGGACCCGCAGAGCCTGTGCGGCGAGAAGGGCGCGTCCGTGCCGGGCAGTGTCGGCCCGTTCGGGCTGCTCGTCATGGCCTCCGGCGACATGCAGGAGCACACCGCCGTCTTCTTCAGGGTGTTCAGGCAGAACGACAAGTACAAGGTCCTCATGTGCACCGACCTCTCAAGGTCGAGCACTAGAGACGGCGTGTACAAGCCGCCGTACGGGGCCTTCGTGGACATGGACATCGAGGCGCACGGCGGGATCATCTCCCTCAGAACACTG GTTGACCACTCGGTTGTGGAGAGCTTCGGCGGCGGGGGCCGGACGTGCATCACGGCGCGGGTGTACCCGGACCACGTCGTGAACGGGAACAGCCACCTGTACGTGTTCAACAACGGCACCGGCGCCGTCAAGGTGTCCAGCCTCGACGCGTGGGAGATGGCCACGGCGACCGTGAACGTGCTCCCCGACGGGCTGATCGCCGCGAGCTCGGTGGGCAGAGCTCAGGCCTATTAG
- the LOC109750690 gene encoding fructan 6-exohydrolase isoform X1 translates to MARLSLAACAVVFHLCLLISSSASLRWLSDKSAAVTTAGGVRTRSAYHFQPAKNWQNDPNGPMYHNGLYHFFYQYNPDGVTWGNGNLSWGHSVSVDLVNWFALDAALQPSRSFDANGCWSGSATILPDGSPVMLYTGIDARGDQVQNVAFPKNASDPLLVEWVKPEYNPVIPVPADIKRDDFRDPSTAWLGADGLWRIAVAARVHDVGGATLIYRSKDFLRWERNADPLYLAHAAGMVECPDLFPVSEPGVEVGLPASGAGARHVLKMSVMDTVQDYYVVGRYDDTADTFVPEDDDDCRSWRRLDYGHVYASKSFFDPSKNRRVLWGWANESDSVSDDLVRGWSGVQTVPRKIWLDEDGKQLRQWPVEEIETLRSKRVNLLIPEVNAGGVNEIIGVMGTQADVEVVFEVPALEHADVLEPNWLLDPQSLCGEKGASVPGSVGPFGLLVMASGDMQEHTAVFFRVFRQNDKYKVLMCTDLSRSSTRDGVYKPPYGAFVDMDIEAHGGIISLRTLVDHSVVESFGGGGRTCITARVYPDHVVNGNSHLYVFNNGTGAVKVSSLDAWEMATATVNVLPDGLIAASSVGRAQAY, encoded by the exons ATGGCCCGGCTATCTCTCGCGGCGTGCGCCGTCGTcttccacctctgcctcctcatctcctcctccgcctccctccGCTGGCTCTCGGACAAATCGGCGGCGGTGACCACGGCCGGCGGTGTCAGGACCAGGTCCGCCTACCACTTCCAGCCCGCCAAGAACTGGCAGAACG ATCCCAATG GTCCCATGTACCACAACGGCCTGTACCACTTCTTCTACCAGTACAACCCCGACGGCGTGACGTGGGGCAACGGCAACCTCTCGTGGGGCCACTCCGTGTCCGTGGACCTGGTGAACTGGTTCGCGCTCGACGCCGCGCTCCAGCCCAGCCGCTCCTTCGACGCCAACGGCTGCTGGTCGGGCTCCGCCACCATCCTCCCCGACGGCAGCCCCGTCATGCTCTACACCGGCATCGACGCCCGCGGCGACCAGGTCCAGAACGTCGCCTTCCCCAAGAACGCCTCCGACCCGCTCCTCGTCGAGTGGGTCAAGCCCGAGTACAACCCCGTCATCCCCGTCCCCGCCGACATCAAGCGCGACGACTTCCGCGACCCCTCCACGGCGTGGCTCGGCGCCGACGGCCTGTGGCGCATCGCCGTCGCGGCCCGTGTACACGATGTTGGGGGTGCCACGCTCATCTACCGGAGCAAGGACTTCCTGCGATGGGAGAGGAACGCCGACCCGCTTTACTTGGCCCACGCCGCCGGCATGGTGGAGTGCCCGGACCTGTTCCCGGTGTCTGAGCCCGGAGTGGAGGTTGGGCTCCCGGCGAGCGGCGCCGGGGCGAGGCACGTGCTCAAGATGAGCGTGATGGACACCGTCCAGGACTACTACGTCGTCGGGCGCTACGACGACACGGCGGACACCTTCgtgccggaggacgacgacgactgCCGGAGCTGGCGCCGCCTCGACTACGGCCACGTGTACGCGTCCAAGTCCTTCTTCGACCCCAGCAAGAACCGGCGCGTGCTCTGGGGCTGGGCCAACGAGTCCGACAGCGTGTCCGACGACCTCGTCAGGGGATGGTCCGGTGTTCAG ACTGTTCCGAGGAAGATATGGCTGGACGAAGACGGCAAGCAGCTGCGGCAGTGGCCGGTGGAGGAGATCGAGACGCTGAGGAGCAAGCGAGTGAACCTGCTGATACCGGAGGTGAACGCCGGCGGCGTGAACGAGATCATCGGCGTGATGGGCACGCAGGCGGACGTGGAGGTCGTGTTCGAGGTCCCGGCCCTGGAGCACGCCGACGTCCTGGAGCCCAACTGGCTGCTGGACCCGCAGAGCCTGTGCGGCGAGAAGGGCGCGTCCGTGCCGGGCAGTGTCGGCCCGTTCGGGCTGCTCGTCATGGCCTCCGGCGACATGCAGGAGCACACCGCCGTCTTCTTCAGGGTGTTCAGGCAGAACGACAAGTACAAGGTCCTCATGTGCACCGACCTCTCAAGGTCGAGCACTAGAGACGGCGTGTACAAGCCGCCGTACGGGGCCTTCGTGGACATGGACATCGAGGCGCACGGCGGGATCATCTCCCTCAGAACACTG GTTGACCACTCGGTTGTGGAGAGCTTCGGCGGCGGGGGCCGGACGTGCATCACGGCGCGGGTGTACCCGGACCACGTCGTGAACGGGAACAGCCACCTGTACGTGTTCAACAACGGCACCGGCGCCGTCAAGGTGTCCAGCCTCGACGCGTGGGAGATGGCCACGGCGACCGTGAACGTGCTCCCCGACGGGCTGATCGCCGCGAGCTCGGTGGGCAGAGCTCAGGCCTATTAG
- the LOC109750690 gene encoding fructan 6-exohydrolase isoform X2: protein MARLSLAACAVVFHLCLLISSSASLRWLSDKSAAVTTAGGVRTRSAYHFQPAKNWQNGPMYHNGLYHFFYQYNPDGVTWGNGNLSWGHSVSVDLVNWFALDAALQPSRSFDANGCWSGSATILPDGSPVMLYTGIDARGDQVQNVAFPKNASDPLLVEWVKPEYNPVIPVPADIKRDDFRDPSTAWLGADGLWRIAVAARVHDVGGATLIYRSKDFLRWERNADPLYLAHAAGMVECPDLFPVSEPGVEVGLPASGAGARHVLKMSVMDTVQDYYVVGRYDDTADTFVPEDDDDCRSWRRLDYGHVYASKSFFDPSKNRRVLWGWANESDSVSDDLVRGWSGVQTVPRKIWLDEDGKQLRQWPVEEIETLRSKRVNLLIPEVNAGGVNEIIGVMGTQADVEVVFEVPALEHADVLEPNWLLDPQSLCGEKGASVPGSVGPFGLLVMASGDMQEHTAVFFRVFRQNDKYKVLMCTDLSRSSTRDGVYKPPYGAFVDMDIEAHGGIISLRTLVDHSVVESFGGGGRTCITARVYPDHVVNGNSHLYVFNNGTGAVKVSSLDAWEMATATVNVLPDGLIAASSVGRAQAY, encoded by the exons ATGGCCCGGCTATCTCTCGCGGCGTGCGCCGTCGTcttccacctctgcctcctcatctcctcctccgcctccctccGCTGGCTCTCGGACAAATCGGCGGCGGTGACCACGGCCGGCGGTGTCAGGACCAGGTCCGCCTACCACTTCCAGCCCGCCAAGAACTGGCAGAACG GTCCCATGTACCACAACGGCCTGTACCACTTCTTCTACCAGTACAACCCCGACGGCGTGACGTGGGGCAACGGCAACCTCTCGTGGGGCCACTCCGTGTCCGTGGACCTGGTGAACTGGTTCGCGCTCGACGCCGCGCTCCAGCCCAGCCGCTCCTTCGACGCCAACGGCTGCTGGTCGGGCTCCGCCACCATCCTCCCCGACGGCAGCCCCGTCATGCTCTACACCGGCATCGACGCCCGCGGCGACCAGGTCCAGAACGTCGCCTTCCCCAAGAACGCCTCCGACCCGCTCCTCGTCGAGTGGGTCAAGCCCGAGTACAACCCCGTCATCCCCGTCCCCGCCGACATCAAGCGCGACGACTTCCGCGACCCCTCCACGGCGTGGCTCGGCGCCGACGGCCTGTGGCGCATCGCCGTCGCGGCCCGTGTACACGATGTTGGGGGTGCCACGCTCATCTACCGGAGCAAGGACTTCCTGCGATGGGAGAGGAACGCCGACCCGCTTTACTTGGCCCACGCCGCCGGCATGGTGGAGTGCCCGGACCTGTTCCCGGTGTCTGAGCCCGGAGTGGAGGTTGGGCTCCCGGCGAGCGGCGCCGGGGCGAGGCACGTGCTCAAGATGAGCGTGATGGACACCGTCCAGGACTACTACGTCGTCGGGCGCTACGACGACACGGCGGACACCTTCgtgccggaggacgacgacgactgCCGGAGCTGGCGCCGCCTCGACTACGGCCACGTGTACGCGTCCAAGTCCTTCTTCGACCCCAGCAAGAACCGGCGCGTGCTCTGGGGCTGGGCCAACGAGTCCGACAGCGTGTCCGACGACCTCGTCAGGGGATGGTCCGGTGTTCAG ACTGTTCCGAGGAAGATATGGCTGGACGAAGACGGCAAGCAGCTGCGGCAGTGGCCGGTGGAGGAGATCGAGACGCTGAGGAGCAAGCGAGTGAACCTGCTGATACCGGAGGTGAACGCCGGCGGCGTGAACGAGATCATCGGCGTGATGGGCACGCAGGCGGACGTGGAGGTCGTGTTCGAGGTCCCGGCCCTGGAGCACGCCGACGTCCTGGAGCCCAACTGGCTGCTGGACCCGCAGAGCCTGTGCGGCGAGAAGGGCGCGTCCGTGCCGGGCAGTGTCGGCCCGTTCGGGCTGCTCGTCATGGCCTCCGGCGACATGCAGGAGCACACCGCCGTCTTCTTCAGGGTGTTCAGGCAGAACGACAAGTACAAGGTCCTCATGTGCACCGACCTCTCAAGGTCGAGCACTAGAGACGGCGTGTACAAGCCGCCGTACGGGGCCTTCGTGGACATGGACATCGAGGCGCACGGCGGGATCATCTCCCTCAGAACACTG GTTGACCACTCGGTTGTGGAGAGCTTCGGCGGCGGGGGCCGGACGTGCATCACGGCGCGGGTGTACCCGGACCACGTCGTGAACGGGAACAGCCACCTGTACGTGTTCAACAACGGCACCGGCGCCGTCAAGGTGTCCAGCCTCGACGCGTGGGAGATGGCCACGGCGACCGTGAACGTGCTCCCCGACGGGCTGATCGCCGCGAGCTCGGTGGGCAGAGCTCAGGCCTATTAG
- the LOC109750690 gene encoding fructan 6-exohydrolase isoform X4 yields MYHNGLYHFFYQYNPDGVTWGNGNLSWGHSVSVDLVNWFALDAALQPSRSFDANGCWSGSATILPDGSPVMLYTGIDARGDQVQNVAFPKNASDPLLVEWVKPEYNPVIPVPADIKRDDFRDPSTAWLGADGLWRIAVAARVHDVGGATLIYRSKDFLRWERNADPLYLAHAAGMVECPDLFPVSEPGVEVGLPASGAGARHVLKMSVMDTVQDYYVVGRYDDTADTFVPEDDDDCRSWRRLDYGHVYASKSFFDPSKNRRVLWGWANESDSVSDDLVRGWSGVQTVPRKIWLDEDGKQLRQWPVEEIETLRSKRVNLLIPEVNAGGVNEIIGVMGTQADVEVVFEVPALEHADVLEPNWLLDPQSLCGEKGASVPGSVGPFGLLVMASGDMQEHTAVFFRVFRQNDKYKVLMCTDLSRSSTRDGVYKPPYGAFVDMDIEAHGGIISLRTLVDHSVVESFGGGGRTCITARVYPDHVVNGNSHLYVFNNGTGAVKVSSLDAWEMATATVNVLPDGLIAASSVGRAQAY; encoded by the exons ATGTACCACAACGGCCTGTACCACTTCTTCTACCAGTACAACCCCGACGGCGTGACGTGGGGCAACGGCAACCTCTCGTGGGGCCACTCCGTGTCCGTGGACCTGGTGAACTGGTTCGCGCTCGACGCCGCGCTCCAGCCCAGCCGCTCCTTCGACGCCAACGGCTGCTGGTCGGGCTCCGCCACCATCCTCCCCGACGGCAGCCCCGTCATGCTCTACACCGGCATCGACGCCCGCGGCGACCAGGTCCAGAACGTCGCCTTCCCCAAGAACGCCTCCGACCCGCTCCTCGTCGAGTGGGTCAAGCCCGAGTACAACCCCGTCATCCCCGTCCCCGCCGACATCAAGCGCGACGACTTCCGCGACCCCTCCACGGCGTGGCTCGGCGCCGACGGCCTGTGGCGCATCGCCGTCGCGGCCCGTGTACACGATGTTGGGGGTGCCACGCTCATCTACCGGAGCAAGGACTTCCTGCGATGGGAGAGGAACGCCGACCCGCTTTACTTGGCCCACGCCGCCGGCATGGTGGAGTGCCCGGACCTGTTCCCGGTGTCTGAGCCCGGAGTGGAGGTTGGGCTCCCGGCGAGCGGCGCCGGGGCGAGGCACGTGCTCAAGATGAGCGTGATGGACACCGTCCAGGACTACTACGTCGTCGGGCGCTACGACGACACGGCGGACACCTTCgtgccggaggacgacgacgactgCCGGAGCTGGCGCCGCCTCGACTACGGCCACGTGTACGCGTCCAAGTCCTTCTTCGACCCCAGCAAGAACCGGCGCGTGCTCTGGGGCTGGGCCAACGAGTCCGACAGCGTGTCCGACGACCTCGTCAGGGGATGGTCCGGTGTTCAG ACTGTTCCGAGGAAGATATGGCTGGACGAAGACGGCAAGCAGCTGCGGCAGTGGCCGGTGGAGGAGATCGAGACGCTGAGGAGCAAGCGAGTGAACCTGCTGATACCGGAGGTGAACGCCGGCGGCGTGAACGAGATCATCGGCGTGATGGGCACGCAGGCGGACGTGGAGGTCGTGTTCGAGGTCCCGGCCCTGGAGCACGCCGACGTCCTGGAGCCCAACTGGCTGCTGGACCCGCAGAGCCTGTGCGGCGAGAAGGGCGCGTCCGTGCCGGGCAGTGTCGGCCCGTTCGGGCTGCTCGTCATGGCCTCCGGCGACATGCAGGAGCACACCGCCGTCTTCTTCAGGGTGTTCAGGCAGAACGACAAGTACAAGGTCCTCATGTGCACCGACCTCTCAAGGTCGAGCACTAGAGACGGCGTGTACAAGCCGCCGTACGGGGCCTTCGTGGACATGGACATCGAGGCGCACGGCGGGATCATCTCCCTCAGAACACTG GTTGACCACTCGGTTGTGGAGAGCTTCGGCGGCGGGGGCCGGACGTGCATCACGGCGCGGGTGTACCCGGACCACGTCGTGAACGGGAACAGCCACCTGTACGTGTTCAACAACGGCACCGGCGCCGTCAAGGTGTCCAGCCTCGACGCGTGGGAGATGGCCACGGCGACCGTGAACGTGCTCCCCGACGGGCTGATCGCCGCGAGCTCGGTGGGCAGAGCTCAGGCCTATTAG